The DNA window CCCCCGCAGAAGGAGCACGACATGCCATCACCCGCCGACCGCGAGAAGGCCCTCGACTCGGCCCTCGCCCAGATCGACCGGCAGTTCGGAAAGGGCTCGGTCATGCGGCTGGGCAGCGATGACCGTGCTCCCGTGGAGGTCATCCCCACCGGGTCCATCGCGCTGGACGTCGCGCTCGGCGTGGGCGGTCTGCCCCGGGGTCGCATCATCGAGATCTACGGCCCGGAGTCCTCGGGTAAGACCACGCTGACACTGCACGCGATCGCCAACGTGCAGCGCGCCGGCGGCATCGCGGCGTTCATCGACGCGGAGCACGCGCTCGACCCCGACTACGCCCAGAAGCTCGGCGTCGACATCGACCAGCTTCTGGTGTCGCAGCCCGACACGGGTGAGCAGGCGCTCGAGATCGCCGACATGCTGGTGCGCTCCGGCGCGATCGACCTCGTCGTCATCGACTCCGTGGCCGCGCTCGTGCCGAAGGCCGAGATCGAGGGCGAGATGGGCGACACGCACGTGGGTCTCCAGGCGCGCCTCATGTCGCAGGCGCTGCGCAAGCTGACCGGTGGTCTCAACCAGACCAACACCACGATGATCTTCATCAACCAGTTGCGCGAGAAGATCGGCGTGTTCTTCGGCTCGCCCGAGACCACCGCCGGCGGCAAGGCGCTGAAGTTCTACGCGTCGGTCCGCCTCGACATCCGTCGCATCGAGACGCTGAAGGACGGCACGGAGGCGGTCGGAAACCGCACCCGCGTCAAGGTGGTCAAGAACAAGATGGCCCCGCCGTTCAAGCAGGCCGAGTTCGACATCCTCTACGGCGTGGGCATCTCGCGCGAGGGCAGCCTGATCGACTTCGGCGTCGAGCACATGATCGTGAAGAAGTCGGGCGCCTGGTACACGTACGAAGGTGAGCAGCTCGGCCAGGGCAAGGAGAACGCCCGCAACTTCCTGCTCAAGAACCCCGACATCGCGGTGGAGATCGAGACGAAGATCAAGACCAAGCTCGGCGTGGGCGTGCCCAAGGGGACGGCTGAGGTCGCCGACGAGCTGGCTGCCCGTCGCCCGGCCTGATGGTCCATTTCGTCGACAGCGGCGACGAGTCCGCCGACGAGCTCGCACCCGTCATCCCGCTG is part of the Microbacterium lemovicicum genome and encodes:
- the recA gene encoding recombinase RecA translates to MPSPADREKALDSALAQIDRQFGKGSVMRLGSDDRAPVEVIPTGSIALDVALGVGGLPRGRIIEIYGPESSGKTTLTLHAIANVQRAGGIAAFIDAEHALDPDYAQKLGVDIDQLLVSQPDTGEQALEIADMLVRSGAIDLVVIDSVAALVPKAEIEGEMGDTHVGLQARLMSQALRKLTGGLNQTNTTMIFINQLREKIGVFFGSPETTAGGKALKFYASVRLDIRRIETLKDGTEAVGNRTRVKVVKNKMAPPFKQAEFDILYGVGISREGSLIDFGVEHMIVKKSGAWYTYEGEQLGQGKENARNFLLKNPDIAVEIETKIKTKLGVGVPKGTAEVADELAARRPA